In Arthrobacter ramosus, one DNA window encodes the following:
- a CDS encoding SAM-dependent methyltransferase: MTHQHDGGAHLHSEPEHDADAAQFWDEVYREKAKRWSGNPNPQLIAEAKGLAPGTALDLGCGEGADAIWLAQHGWTVTAVDVSAVALERAEAHAADVGLQDRITWLQRNFGSWRPDKGFDLVSSQFLHSPLLPWCDSLVSAASAVAPGGALLVVGHHPDGLTPWSGHKDMKDKFFTPEDLVEALTRGPGSWRINVADSRERAVTGPDGQHATTIDSVLRATRTS; this comes from the coding sequence ATGACGCACCAGCACGACGGCGGAGCCCACCTTCACAGCGAACCCGAACACGACGCCGACGCGGCGCAGTTTTGGGACGAGGTGTACCGGGAAAAGGCGAAGAGGTGGAGCGGGAATCCCAATCCGCAGCTGATCGCGGAAGCCAAGGGCCTGGCTCCCGGCACCGCCCTGGATCTCGGCTGCGGCGAGGGCGCAGACGCCATCTGGCTCGCCCAGCATGGCTGGACGGTGACCGCGGTGGACGTCTCCGCCGTCGCGCTTGAACGGGCAGAAGCCCATGCCGCCGACGTCGGGCTACAGGACCGGATCACGTGGCTGCAACGGAACTTCGGCTCCTGGCGCCCTGACAAGGGCTTCGACCTCGTGTCTTCGCAATTCCTTCATTCTCCGCTTCTTCCGTGGTGCGATTCGCTCGTCTCGGCCGCGTCCGCGGTGGCTCCCGGCGGCGCTTTGCTCGTGGTCGGGCATCATCCTGATGGCCTGACTCCTTGGAGCGGGCACAAGGATATGAAGGACAAGTTCTTCACTCCCGAGGACTTAGTCGAGGCGCTCACGCGCGGCCCGGGCTCGTGGAGGATCAATGTTGCTGATTCCCGGGAACGCGCGGTGACGGGTCCGGATGGCCAACACGCCACCACCATCGACAGCGTTCTCCGGGCCACGCGAACGTCCTAG
- a CDS encoding DEAD/DEAH box helicase has translation MTTFAALGTPKAIAESLAADGIEEAFPIQVKTLPDTLAGRDVLGRGRTGSGKTIAFAIPLVARLAEREAKHFRKPGRPMGLVLAPTRELATQINATIEPLAKAMGLNTTVIYGGISQARQEKALRAGVDIVIACPGRLEDLIRQRILTLEAVEITVLDEADHMADLGFLPVVKKLMDMTPTQGQRLLFSATLDNGVDKLVNRYLSNPLTHSVDDPQAAVTTMEHHVLVVNDQTVKKQLIVELASGAGRRLLFMRTKHHARKLAKTLTDCGIPAVDLHGNLSQNARDRNLAEFASGEVRVLVATDVAARGVHVDDVELVIHVDPPTEHKAYLHRSGRTARAGSDGTVVTLTLPEQQSDVKKLMKAAGVDVSFERVTANSPLIAELVGQVADKVDPRTRAALLAAKTQQPGGGTSTGANAQRKRNRRSTQAAPTAGGRGGRGGRGKVAAEPVRTDINRADRRAAANDDVARSSRGRGNAASGHRNDVPGAQGQGGRSGRPATGQRAAAGNRSASAPRTESATSTRTSGNKSVWSSNTGGNSGGSYGSGSGNSGSGRPARSGPRRASAPASNERRSR, from the coding sequence ATGACTACTTTTGCTGCCCTTGGCACGCCCAAGGCCATCGCCGAGTCCCTCGCTGCAGATGGCATCGAAGAAGCCTTCCCCATCCAGGTCAAGACCCTCCCGGATACGCTCGCGGGCCGCGACGTCCTGGGCCGTGGCCGCACCGGCTCCGGTAAGACCATCGCTTTCGCTATCCCGCTTGTGGCACGTCTCGCCGAGCGCGAAGCCAAGCACTTCCGCAAGCCCGGCCGCCCGATGGGACTGGTCCTCGCACCGACCCGCGAACTGGCCACCCAGATCAACGCCACCATCGAACCGCTCGCCAAGGCCATGGGCCTGAACACCACGGTCATCTACGGTGGCATCTCCCAGGCCCGCCAGGAAAAGGCGTTGCGCGCCGGCGTCGACATTGTCATCGCCTGCCCGGGCCGCCTTGAGGACCTCATCCGCCAGCGCATCCTGACCCTCGAAGCTGTCGAGATCACAGTCCTGGACGAGGCCGACCACATGGCCGATCTCGGCTTCCTCCCGGTGGTCAAGAAGCTCATGGACATGACCCCTACCCAGGGTCAGCGCCTGCTCTTCTCCGCGACGTTGGACAACGGTGTTGACAAACTGGTCAACCGTTACCTGTCCAACCCGCTGACCCACTCGGTGGATGACCCCCAGGCCGCCGTCACCACCATGGAGCACCACGTCCTGGTGGTCAACGACCAGACCGTCAAGAAGCAGCTGATCGTGGAGTTGGCCTCCGGCGCCGGCCGACGTCTGCTCTTCATGCGGACCAAGCACCACGCACGCAAGTTGGCCAAGACCCTGACCGATTGCGGCATCCCCGCCGTCGATCTCCACGGCAACCTGTCGCAGAATGCCCGTGACCGTAACCTCGCCGAGTTTGCCAGTGGCGAGGTCCGGGTCCTGGTGGCCACCGACGTCGCGGCCCGCGGCGTGCACGTCGACGACGTCGAACTCGTCATCCACGTCGACCCGCCCACAGAGCACAAGGCTTACCTGCACCGCTCCGGCCGTACGGCCCGCGCAGGTTCCGACGGCACCGTGGTCACGCTGACGCTTCCCGAGCAGCAGTCCGACGTCAAGAAGCTCATGAAGGCTGCGGGCGTCGACGTCTCGTTCGAGCGCGTCACGGCCAACTCCCCGTTGATAGCCGAGCTGGTGGGCCAGGTTGCCGACAAGGTTGATCCCCGCACCCGTGCGGCATTGCTCGCAGCGAAGACCCAGCAGCCGGGCGGCGGCACCTCCACTGGTGCCAACGCCCAGCGCAAGCGCAACCGCCGTTCCACCCAGGCTGCACCCACTGCGGGTGGCCGTGGTGGTCGCGGTGGCCGTGGCAAGGTTGCGGCCGAGCCCGTGCGCACCGACATCAACCGCGCCGATCGCCGCGCAGCAGCGAACGACGACGTCGCCCGCAGCTCACGTGGACGCGGCAACGCTGCTTCCGGTCACCGCAACGACGTTCCAGGCGCACAGGGCCAGGGTGGTCGCAGCGGACGTCCGGCAACCGGTCAGCGTGCTGCCGCCGGCAACCGCTCGGCTTCGGCTCCGCGCACCGAATCCGCTACTTCCACGCGTACCAGCGGCAACAAGTCCGTATGGTCCTCGAACACGGGTGGCAACTCCGGTGGCTCCTATGGCTCCGGCTCAGGCAACTCGGGTTCCGGCCGTCCAGCCCGCAGCGGCCCGCGCCGTGCCTCGGCTCCGGCGTCGAACGAGCGCCGCAGCCGCTAA
- a CDS encoding MBL fold metallo-hydrolase has protein sequence MDSLIHSLRDITIRRISVSEMNNNVYLLTAKASGAQLLIDAADDLPAIQQMIEDSAADTTATPKLALIATTHQHWDHVRALPGLVEVTGAKTSAGVDDADALPVPVDVPLRHGDVGNFDGFDITAVHLRGHTPGSIAYVYLDPEGPAHIFSGDSLFPGGVGNTQNDAARFTSLLNDVSERLFQAYPDDTVVHPGHGDPTTLGAERPHLAEWRERGW, from the coding sequence ATGGACTCACTCATTCATTCACTGCGCGACATCACCATCCGGCGAATCTCGGTCAGCGAGATGAACAACAACGTGTATCTGCTCACTGCCAAGGCAAGCGGCGCGCAACTCCTGATCGACGCCGCGGACGACCTTCCGGCCATCCAACAGATGATCGAAGACTCGGCCGCGGACACCACCGCCACGCCGAAACTGGCCCTGATCGCCACGACGCACCAGCACTGGGACCACGTCCGCGCGCTTCCCGGGTTGGTGGAAGTTACGGGCGCGAAGACCTCGGCCGGAGTGGACGACGCCGACGCGCTGCCTGTGCCCGTGGACGTGCCGCTGCGCCATGGCGACGTGGGAAACTTCGACGGTTTCGACATCACCGCGGTGCACTTGCGCGGCCACACTCCGGGTTCAATCGCCTACGTGTACCTGGACCCTGAAGGGCCCGCGCACATTTTCAGCGGCGACTCGTTGTTCCCGGGAGGGGTTGGCAACACCCAGAACGATGCCGCACGCTTCACTTCGCTGTTGAACGACGTGAGCGAACGGCTGTTCCAGGCCTACCCGGATGACACCGTGGTGCATCCTGGCCATGGAGATCCGACCACGCTCGGTGCAGAGCGGCCACACCTTGCGGAATGGCGCGAGCGCGGCTGGTAA
- a CDS encoding aldo/keto reductase: MSPETTNVQLGDGLTVSPLGFGGMALTPVYGEVDPAESLKTLHHAVDAGISFIDTADIYGAGDNEELIAKLLKDRRDEVQLATKFGIVGNPREGYTDVRGDTAYVAQAAEASLRRLGTDVIDLYYMHRRDLRVPIVETVEAMAELVRAGKVRHLGLSEVTAEELREANAVHPIAAVQSEWSIWSRDVERNVVPTAAELGVGFVPYSPLGRGFLTGTVSADQLGENDFRHRIPRFADGALDANQAVVAAVRAVATELSGSTGRDATPAQVALAWLFAQGRRLQLSVVPIPGTRKANRIDENLGALSLELSAAQLDVLDGAADAVVGSRSADPTWVSQGRE; this comes from the coding sequence ATGAGCCCGGAAACCACGAACGTACAGCTCGGCGATGGCCTGACCGTGAGCCCCCTAGGTTTCGGCGGGATGGCACTGACGCCCGTTTACGGCGAGGTGGATCCCGCCGAATCCCTCAAGACGCTGCATCACGCCGTGGATGCCGGCATCAGCTTCATTGACACCGCGGATATTTACGGCGCGGGCGACAACGAGGAACTGATCGCGAAGCTGCTGAAGGATCGCCGCGACGAGGTCCAGTTGGCCACCAAGTTCGGAATCGTGGGCAACCCACGCGAGGGCTACACCGATGTCCGGGGAGATACCGCGTACGTGGCCCAGGCGGCGGAAGCGAGCCTCCGCCGCCTGGGCACCGACGTCATCGACCTCTACTACATGCACCGCCGCGACCTCCGCGTTCCGATTGTGGAAACCGTGGAGGCCATGGCAGAGCTTGTCCGGGCAGGCAAAGTCCGGCACCTTGGCCTGTCTGAAGTGACAGCCGAGGAGCTGAGGGAAGCCAACGCCGTGCACCCGATCGCCGCCGTGCAGAGCGAGTGGTCCATCTGGAGCCGGGACGTTGAACGCAACGTCGTCCCGACTGCGGCAGAGCTGGGTGTGGGCTTCGTGCCCTATTCGCCGCTTGGACGGGGCTTCCTCACCGGAACCGTCAGCGCCGATCAACTCGGCGAGAACGATTTCCGACACCGCATCCCCCGTTTTGCCGACGGCGCACTCGACGCCAACCAGGCGGTCGTTGCCGCGGTGCGTGCCGTGGCCACCGAGCTGTCCGGGAGCACCGGCCGGGATGCAACTCCCGCCCAAGTGGCTTTGGCCTGGCTTTTCGCCCAGGGCCGCCGCCTCCAGCTCAGCGTGGTCCCCATCCCCGGTACGCGCAAAGCGAACCGGATCGATGAGAACCTGGGCGCCCTGTCGCTCGAGTTGAGCGCCGCCCAACTGGACGTGCTCGACGGCGCCGCGGACGCCGTCGTCGGCTCACGGTCCGCGGATCCCACCTGGGTTTCGCAGGGCCGCGAATAG
- a CDS encoding DMT family transporter — protein MTAKFAWAILLASAVLEAVWATALGLSDGFSQALPTVVFAVTASLSMIGLGIAVKRIPLGTAYAVWVGIGAALTVGWAMATGVEPASPLKLLFIAGIVGCAAGLKALPTEAVEVAEPARP, from the coding sequence ATGACCGCCAAGTTTGCATGGGCCATTCTGCTGGCCTCCGCCGTGCTCGAAGCTGTGTGGGCGACGGCCCTCGGACTATCCGACGGCTTCAGCCAAGCCCTCCCCACCGTGGTCTTCGCCGTCACTGCAAGCCTCAGCATGATCGGCCTCGGCATCGCAGTGAAGCGGATTCCCCTGGGAACGGCCTACGCCGTCTGGGTCGGGATCGGAGCAGCACTGACGGTCGGCTGGGCCATGGCCACCGGCGTCGAACCGGCCAGCCCGCTCAAGCTGCTGTTCATTGCGGGAATCGTTGGTTGCGCGGCCGGGCTGAAGGCCCTTCCCACTGAAGCGGTGGAAGTGGCCGAGCCGGCCCGGCCATAA
- a CDS encoding DMT family transporter, with protein sequence MSWLILILSGALEAVWAAALHRSNGFRKPVPSAIFLVTVIASTAGLAFAMQSIPTGTAYAVWVGVGVVLTAAYAMITKVERPTAARLLLLAGIGVCVVGLKVVA encoded by the coding sequence ATGTCGTGGTTAATCCTCATTCTGTCCGGCGCGCTTGAGGCCGTCTGGGCCGCAGCGCTCCACCGTTCCAACGGCTTCCGCAAACCGGTCCCCTCCGCCATCTTCCTGGTCACCGTGATTGCGAGCACCGCGGGCCTGGCCTTCGCGATGCAGTCCATTCCCACCGGAACCGCGTATGCGGTGTGGGTCGGAGTCGGCGTCGTCCTCACGGCCGCTTACGCGATGATCACCAAAGTTGAGCGCCCGACGGCGGCCCGGCTGCTCCTGCTCGCCGGGATCGGTGTGTGCGTGGTCGGTTTAAAGGTGGTGGCGTAG
- a CDS encoding HutD/Ves family protein, producing the protein MEIIRFAELKPEPWRNGGGVTRELASHPKAASAQDGAWDWRVSIADVGSAGDFSTFPGMERVITVIDGELLLLTVDGEEHPLEKYRPFRFSGEAASASALPTGDIRDLNVIARAGEFKGYTSIVELSKKRAHPVFEGQLALLLEGKASVSPGAEAAETAVPADSSDGEAAAPTAESVELARYDAVVGSDTRSPEILGRGFIAVISIDRVEHAHS; encoded by the coding sequence ATGGAGATCATCCGCTTTGCCGAGCTCAAACCCGAACCGTGGCGCAACGGAGGCGGGGTGACCCGCGAACTCGCAAGCCATCCGAAAGCGGCGTCGGCGCAAGACGGAGCGTGGGACTGGCGGGTCAGCATCGCCGACGTCGGATCGGCCGGCGATTTCTCGACGTTCCCGGGCATGGAGCGAGTCATCACGGTGATCGACGGCGAATTGCTGCTGCTTACGGTGGACGGCGAAGAACACCCCTTGGAAAAGTATCGGCCGTTCCGGTTTTCCGGCGAGGCGGCCTCTGCCAGCGCACTCCCGACTGGCGACATCCGGGACCTCAACGTGATCGCCCGGGCAGGCGAATTCAAGGGCTACACGTCCATCGTCGAGCTCTCCAAGAAGCGCGCACACCCCGTGTTCGAAGGCCAGTTGGCCCTCCTTTTGGAGGGCAAGGCTTCAGTTAGTCCCGGCGCGGAAGCTGCGGAAACGGCTGTTCCTGCGGACAGCTCGGACGGGGAGGCTGCCGCACCGACCGCCGAATCCGTCGAACTCGCCCGCTACGACGCAGTAGTAGGTTCCGACACCCGCAGCCCGGAAATCCTGGGCCGTGGATTCATCGCCGTCATCTCCATCGACCGCGTGGAGCATGCGCACTCCTAG
- a CDS encoding phosphoribosylanthranilate isomerase: MFVKVCGLSTPESVQAAVESGADAVGFVLTKSPREVSPDRARDLLVHVPEGVTAVGVFRHEAAADAVATAREAGLEWVQLHGSRSPEDVKIVHDAGMQLIRAVTMGAAPDEFGEWGEELLLIDAAVPGSGEAWDYASVRKLGLGARHWLLAGGLTPSNVGAAVLEAEAWGVDVSSGVESSRGVKDLDLVRAFVQAAKS; this comes from the coding sequence ATGTTCGTCAAAGTGTGTGGCTTGAGCACGCCTGAATCCGTGCAGGCCGCCGTCGAGTCCGGTGCAGACGCCGTGGGTTTCGTGCTGACGAAGAGTCCCCGCGAGGTATCGCCCGACCGTGCCCGAGACTTGCTGGTCCATGTACCGGAAGGTGTCACTGCCGTCGGGGTCTTCCGTCACGAGGCAGCCGCCGACGCCGTCGCAACCGCCCGCGAAGCCGGCCTCGAATGGGTCCAGCTGCACGGAAGCCGCTCGCCGGAAGACGTTAAGATCGTGCACGACGCCGGCATGCAGCTCATCCGGGCCGTCACCATGGGTGCCGCTCCGGACGAGTTCGGGGAGTGGGGCGAGGAACTTCTGCTGATCGACGCCGCTGTGCCGGGTTCGGGTGAGGCGTGGGACTATGCCTCGGTCCGGAAACTTGGCCTGGGTGCGCGCCACTGGTTGTTGGCTGGCGGGTTGACCCCGTCCAACGTCGGAGCCGCCGTGCTCGAAGCCGAGGCCTGGGGCGTCGACGTGTCCAGCGGCGTGGAGTCCTCGCGTGGGGTGAAGGACCTCGACCTCGTGCGCGCCTTCGTCCAAGCCGCAAAATCCTGA
- a CDS encoding SRPBCC family protein, translated as MNTEQHILTMTREFDAPRELVFQAFVDPDQLAAWFGPVGVDSPRDRIVVDPRVGGVWQLVMTWEEDGDAKESPIDAVITAYDPPALLVATQKAEPDAGITLLLEMRLEFEVLDGGRTRLHLTQGPFDSDEWVDMTREGWGTSFTKLDTLLLRE; from the coding sequence ATGAACACGGAACAGCACATCCTCACCATGACCCGCGAATTCGATGCCCCGCGCGAGCTCGTCTTCCAAGCCTTCGTGGACCCCGACCAGCTCGCCGCGTGGTTCGGGCCGGTGGGCGTGGATTCGCCGCGCGACCGGATAGTCGTCGACCCCCGGGTGGGCGGAGTCTGGCAGCTCGTCATGACCTGGGAGGAGGACGGCGATGCCAAGGAATCACCCATCGACGCCGTCATCACCGCGTACGATCCGCCGGCCCTGCTGGTCGCCACCCAGAAAGCAGAGCCCGACGCCGGGATCACACTTTTGCTGGAAATGCGCCTTGAGTTCGAGGTACTGGATGGCGGCCGTACGCGGCTTCATCTCACGCAGGGTCCCTTCGACTCCGACGAATGGGTGGACATGACCCGGGAGGGATGGGGCACCTCGTTTACCAAACTGGACACCTTGCTGCTGCGGGAATAG